A single Ignavibacteriales bacterium DNA region contains:
- a CDS encoding GNAT family N-acetyltransferase, with protein MQFDIQPILENKKVILYPLAEWDFDDLYKAASDPGVWEQHPNPNRWKLEEFRTYFEGAIQSKGAFKIVDKQTGAIIGSTRFYDYNEQENSILIGYTFLASEYWGKGFNHAVKSLMLDYIFQFVTKVYFHIGAKNIRSQIAISRIGAVKCGELDVNYYGEESRLNFVYEISREKWNKLKTN; from the coding sequence ATGCAGTTTGATATTCAGCCAATCCTCGAAAATAAAAAAGTAATCCTCTATCCGCTTGCCGAATGGGATTTTGATGATCTTTATAAAGCAGCATCAGACCCCGGAGTGTGGGAGCAGCATCCTAACCCTAACCGCTGGAAGCTGGAGGAGTTCCGCACCTATTTTGAAGGTGCTATACAGAGCAAAGGGGCGTTCAAAATTGTAGATAAGCAGACAGGTGCAATCATCGGCAGCACGCGCTTTTATGATTACAACGAGCAGGAAAACAGCATCCTGATCGGATATACATTCCTTGCTTCTGAATACTGGGGAAAGGGCTTTAACCACGCGGTTAAATCCCTGATGCTGGACTATATTTTTCAGTTTGTAACAAAAGTATATTTCCACATCGGAGCAAAAAATATCCGCTCCCAGATCGCTATATCACGCATCGGTGCGGTAAAATGCGGTGAACTTGATGTGAACTATTACGGAGAGGAATCGCGGCTTAATTTTGTTTACGAAATCAGCCGGGAGAAATGGAATAAACTTAAGACGAACTAA
- a CDS encoding T9SS type A sorting domain-containing protein — translation MKFVKSLFLAALISTFAFAQLAPPTNLTATGSPDNRTVKLTWEDTQTNVKYYVYKKDAPAADTTKQFRKIAFVHRKDFVDFHLAMGVTYSYYVKAVNFGNVSDPSNIVEFTRTAPVYTYGKLNGFVVSDASQLPVAGGYVKFLPVSNAAGAQMLSVRTDSNGFYSAKLKTGDYKIFFSAHTFIGEYYDNASSSSAATVVTVAENDSLTLNTAALAAIVPPVVYTVSGTVFDAAGLVGKKAEIVAFKKNVTPGPHPGFGQYRRVTDSLGNFSLNVRLGDTLALFARPFDNTLKSEYYDGKATLQEADLIAVTASVTGINFTLDPKPVYANGVSGTVTDSLGTTGLKGYVYLIKRNVTSPSPVNHTRRKVWTATDSLTGAYSFSNLEPGEYIALAAAMGYKATYFNYDGTHTMDWRLADSIVVGESGVVENINFNLWARLPYPGGNHAAIFGNTFELTGSVVEGVLTYVTDAEGNIVSASVSDPAGSYMHEGLNSGYYMFTANTVSFEDAIISGVDVDTDNGDVELNISLTPDGVTTVKGNTIQPDKFELMQNYPNPFNPSTIIRFSLPEASAVTLRVYNVIGQEIAVLVNNEFRTAGSHEVSFNAGAFANGVYIYKIEAAGLSITKKMTLLK, via the coding sequence ATGAAGTTCGTAAAGTCACTTTTCCTGGCGGCGCTGATCAGCACATTCGCTTTCGCGCAGCTCGCCCCGCCAACCAACCTGACTGCAACAGGCAGTCCGGATAACAGAACGGTAAAGCTTACCTGGGAAGACACCCAGACAAACGTTAAGTATTATGTTTATAAGAAAGATGCTCCTGCTGCTGATACCACCAAGCAGTTCAGAAAAATCGCTTTTGTTCACAGAAAAGATTTTGTAGATTTTCACCTTGCAATGGGAGTTACCTACAGCTATTACGTAAAAGCTGTTAATTTTGGCAATGTGAGCGACCCCTCAAACATTGTTGAGTTCACCAGAACCGCGCCGGTATATACATACGGAAAGCTGAACGGCTTCGTTGTCAGTGATGCAAGCCAGCTTCCGGTTGCCGGCGGTTATGTTAAGTTCCTCCCCGTTTCAAATGCTGCCGGAGCCCAGATGCTGAGTGTCCGGACAGACAGCAACGGATTCTATTCAGCAAAACTGAAGACCGGTGATTATAAAATCTTCTTCAGCGCGCACACCTTTATCGGTGAGTATTATGACAATGCCTCTTCTTCGTCTGCGGCAACTGTTGTAACAGTAGCTGAAAACGATTCGCTCACTCTTAACACAGCAGCTCTTGCCGCAATTGTTCCGCCGGTTGTTTATACCGTATCAGGAACTGTTTTTGATGCAGCAGGACTTGTCGGCAAAAAAGCTGAAATTGTGGCATTTAAGAAGAATGTAACACCGGGCCCTCATCCGGGATTCGGACAGTACAGAAGAGTAACTGATTCACTTGGTAACTTCTCTCTGAATGTGCGTCTTGGTGATACCCTTGCGCTTTTTGCAAGACCGTTTGACAATACCCTGAAATCCGAATACTATGACGGAAAAGCAACTCTTCAGGAAGCTGATCTGATTGCAGTTACCGCAAGCGTAACCGGAATCAACTTCACTCTTGATCCCAAGCCGGTTTATGCAAACGGAGTATCAGGCACTGTTACCGATTCACTCGGAACCACTGGTCTGAAAGGTTATGTATATCTGATTAAGAGAAATGTAACTTCCCCATCACCGGTTAATCATACCAGAAGAAAAGTATGGACCGCAACCGATTCTCTTACCGGTGCATATTCATTCTCAAATCTTGAGCCGGGTGAATATATAGCACTTGCAGCCGCAATGGGCTATAAAGCAACCTACTTCAATTATGACGGCACACATACCATGGACTGGCGCCTGGCAGACTCAATAGTAGTCGGCGAATCCGGTGTTGTTGAGAATATCAATTTTAACCTCTGGGCACGTCTGCCATATCCTGGCGGAAACCATGCGGCAATTTTCGGAAACACCTTTGAGCTCACCGGTTCAGTTGTTGAAGGTGTTCTCACCTATGTTACCGATGCTGAAGGCAATATAGTAAGCGCAAGCGTATCAGACCCTGCAGGCAGCTACATGCACGAAGGTCTTAACAGCGGATATTATATGTTCACAGCTAATACCGTCAGCTTTGAAGACGCAATTATATCGGGCGTGGATGTTGATACCGATAACGGCGATGTGGAGCTGAATATATCACTCACCCCTGACGGAGTAACTACTGTTAAGGGTAACACCATTCAGCCGGATAAATTCGAACTGATGCAGAACTATCCGAACCCGTTCAACCCTTCAACCATTATCAGATTCTCACTGCCCGAGGCATCAGCTGTTACTCTGAGAGTATATAACGTAATCGGACAGGAAATTGCAGTTCTGGTTAATAATGAGTTCCGCACTGCCGGCTCACATGAGGTATCCTTCAATGCAGGCGCATTTGCAAACGGAGTATACATCTATAAGATTGAAGCTGCAGGTCTCTCTATCACAAAAAAGATGACCTTGTTGAAGTAA
- a CDS encoding PIN domain-containing protein, producing MKQRIYIDTSVFGGYFDAEFSEFSVPLFERIKRDEFVVLYSEVTQNEIENAPRNIKELVKSLHAANTDFLNITDEAINLANMYIKEKVVGQTSFADCLHIALATINYADLLISWNFKHIVNIFRIRGYNSVNIKNGYRQLEIRSPRELINYEED from the coding sequence ATGAAACAAAGAATTTACATAGACACATCTGTTTTTGGGGGATATTTTGACGCAGAGTTTTCTGAGTTCAGTGTGCCTCTTTTCGAAAGAATCAAGAGGGACGAGTTCGTCGTACTCTATTCAGAGGTCACACAGAATGAGATTGAAAATGCTCCACGAAATATTAAAGAACTTGTAAAAAGTTTACATGCGGCTAACACGGATTTTTTAAATATTACCGATGAGGCAATCAATCTTGCGAATATGTATATTAAGGAAAAAGTTGTTGGGCAAACAAGTTTTGCAGACTGTCTGCATATTGCATTAGCGACTATAAATTATGCTGATTTATTAATCAGTTGGAATTTTAAACACATTGTTAATATTTTTCGTATTAGGGGCTACAACTCCGTTAATATAAAAAATGGATACAGACAATTGGAAATTCGTTCACCGAGAGAGTTAATTAATTATGAAGAAGATTAA
- a CDS encoding T9SS type A sorting domain-containing protein: MKHKVILPQLLITALAVILLGSSLRAQEQWEVVTSLTRGLSGAAAVEVNGQIYVIGGYSDSVQSSVDWIQKFNPLTGKLTGVARMKKRRIYLFAAASGTDIYILGGELGGGGHQAGGILEKYNTLNNTVTAIDTNKKFNRIAMTGIIRDSMMYLIGGEQIGSIGPPGTPNPYIMEYNLNKKDVTFNFTSMFSGNLMRSGQMAALRDDYIYIFGGTFNTVLSEIYRYYIPGRQLGRVYPNMLVPRASGCAAIAPVPGEYMILGGFNEGSPALNTVEKIRLSDSTSIVNQYTAPLNFRRKNFMTVSAGGYIYVFGGRNEFNQAVRAVERFRLITDAEEDGKTLPALYSLGQNYPNPFNPATSFSYTLPARSMVSVTIYDALGSAVTVIDEGSREAGEHHLQWTASGLPSGIYYYELRALPAEGGELFRQTRKMILLK, translated from the coding sequence ATGAAACATAAAGTCATTTTACCTCAACTTCTGATAACCGCTTTGGCGGTTATCCTGCTTGGTTCCTCCCTCAGGGCACAGGAGCAGTGGGAGGTGGTGACTTCACTTACCCGCGGACTTTCGGGTGCGGCAGCGGTTGAGGTGAACGGTCAGATTTATGTAATCGGCGGATATTCAGATTCCGTTCAGAGTTCTGTTGACTGGATACAAAAGTTTAATCCGCTCACCGGAAAACTGACCGGTGTCGCCAGAATGAAGAAGAGGAGAATTTATCTTTTTGCCGCGGCATCCGGAACGGATATATATATACTTGGCGGTGAACTTGGCGGAGGGGGACATCAGGCGGGGGGTATTCTGGAAAAATACAATACGCTGAACAATACCGTTACAGCCATAGACACCAATAAAAAGTTTAACCGGATTGCCATGACGGGCATTATCCGGGATTCTATGATGTATCTGATCGGCGGAGAGCAGATCGGAAGCATCGGCCCTCCTGGAACACCGAATCCCTATATCATGGAATATAATCTGAATAAGAAAGACGTTACATTTAACTTTACCTCGATGTTCTCAGGCAATCTGATGCGCTCCGGGCAGATGGCTGCATTGCGGGATGATTATATCTATATATTCGGAGGAACATTTAACACGGTGCTTTCTGAAATATACCGCTATTACATACCAGGCCGGCAGCTGGGGAGAGTATATCCGAATATGCTGGTCCCCCGCGCAAGCGGATGCGCTGCAATTGCCCCGGTGCCCGGGGAATATATGATACTCGGCGGTTTTAATGAAGGCTCTCCGGCTCTTAACACGGTGGAAAAAATCCGGCTGAGCGATTCAACCTCGATTGTAAATCAGTACACCGCGCCGCTGAATTTCCGGCGGAAGAACTTCATGACCGTTTCCGCGGGGGGATATATCTACGTCTTCGGAGGAAGAAATGAGTTTAATCAGGCAGTCCGCGCGGTTGAGCGCTTCCGCCTGATAACAGACGCGGAGGAAGACGGGAAAACGCTTCCAGCCCTCTATTCATTGGGTCAGAACTATCCGAATCCGTTTAATCCGGCCACATCGTTCAGCTACACCCTGCCAGCGCGGAGTATGGTTTCAGTAACAATCTATGACGCGCTCGGTTCCGCGGTCACGGTGATTGATGAGGGAAGCCGCGAAGCCGGGGAACATCATTTGCAGTGGACTGCCTCAGGACTGCCCAGTGGTATATATTACTATGAACTTCGGGCTCTGCCTGCCGAGGGGGGAGAACTCTTCCGCCAGACAAGGAAGATGATTCTTCTTAAATGA
- a CDS encoding serine/threonine protein kinase has translation MAKQNGSLQTAHYRHLEVLKKDDLSAVYIAEDMKSGETVILKTLRTDALPDPTIITRFKRESSLLSSMKHPGVITALDSGSDGSLLYISFEYFKSRNLRQLMQQGVLTEEVKILLVKQFFASLQYAHSLGIIHRDLKPENILVAENHHLKLGDFGLATGGAENFVTSQYSVVGTPGYMSPEQIQGQTLTLRSDLFSAGIVVFELFTGRNPFVGSDINETLNNIMNYDESQFENEFETLPEEIRVIVRAVLKKNAEKREEGVFALAAALPGDISNFNGTNAGRSSKAYLYTSAALLFAAAIYIISILLPGGSGGNLTGSETFMNAPPEEQQITGNDTRPDSGEQKNAAQEEQKTGDEPKQESESVLIPSQTPPMIPAEDKKESEQTYGELAVEVLPWAVVYIDSVRFETTPLKENIILETGRHYIMLTNPGYPVYRGEVNIREGEVNRLKVNLESLMGYLDCRVHPWGEVYVNGVMKGETPLKSPVKLPPGEYKVVIKNREYGESEFTVKILQGETFTLKHNFKNTN, from the coding sequence ATGGCAAAACAGAACGGATCACTGCAGACGGCGCACTACCGGCATCTGGAAGTCCTGAAAAAGGATGACCTGAGCGCGGTATATATAGCTGAGGATATGAAAAGCGGTGAGACGGTCATCCTTAAAACGCTCCGGACTGATGCGCTTCCTGATCCGACCATAATTACGCGCTTTAAGAGGGAGTCAAGCCTGCTTTCCTCCATGAAGCATCCGGGTGTTATAACTGCTCTTGACTCCGGCTCTGACGGCAGTTTGTTATATATCAGCTTTGAATATTTCAAAAGCCGGAATCTGCGTCAGCTGATGCAGCAGGGTGTGCTCACAGAAGAAGTTAAAATTCTTCTGGTGAAACAGTTCTTCGCCTCACTGCAATACGCTCATTCACTCGGCATTATTCACCGTGATCTGAAGCCGGAGAATATCCTGGTTGCTGAAAACCATCATCTGAAACTCGGTGATTTTGGTCTGGCAACAGGCGGGGCAGAAAATTTTGTTACTTCGCAGTATTCCGTGGTGGGAACACCCGGATATATGTCCCCCGAACAGATTCAGGGGCAGACGCTTACGCTGCGGAGTGATTTGTTCTCTGCCGGAATCGTGGTCTTTGAACTCTTCACCGGCAGAAACCCTTTTGTGGGGAGTGATATTAATGAAACGCTGAACAACATCATGAATTATGATGAATCTCAGTTTGAAAATGAATTTGAGACGCTTCCAGAAGAAATACGGGTGATTGTCCGGGCAGTATTAAAAAAGAATGCTGAGAAGCGTGAGGAGGGGGTGTTTGCACTTGCAGCAGCACTGCCGGGCGATATATCAAATTTTAACGGAACAAACGCGGGCCGGTCATCTAAAGCATATCTCTATACTTCCGCCGCGCTCCTGTTTGCGGCGGCAATATATATTATCTCGATCCTTCTGCCCGGAGGAAGCGGCGGTAATCTGACAGGGAGTGAAACATTTATGAATGCTCCTCCGGAAGAGCAGCAGATTACGGGCAATGATACACGGCCGGATTCCGGTGAACAGAAGAATGCGGCACAGGAGGAGCAGAAGACCGGTGATGAACCGAAGCAGGAGAGTGAGTCTGTACTTATTCCTTCTCAGACCCCGCCTATGATTCCGGCCGAAGATAAGAAGGAATCCGAACAGACCTATGGCGAACTTGCCGTTGAAGTGCTTCCCTGGGCGGTGGTATATATAGATTCGGTACGTTTTGAAACCACTCCTCTGAAAGAGAATATTATCCTTGAGACCGGGCGGCATTACATTATGCTCACTAATCCCGGTTATCCAGTCTACCGCGGCGAGGTAAACATTCGTGAGGGGGAGGTAAACCGGCTGAAGGTAAACCTGGAATCGCTCATGGGCTATCTTGACTGCAGAGTGCATCCCTGGGGTGAGGTGTATGTTAACGGGGTTATGAAGGGGGAGACTCCGCTGAAGTCACCGGTAAAATTGCCCCCCGGCGAGTATAAGGTGGTTATTAAGAACCGGGAATACGGAGAATCTGAGTTCACCGTGAAAATTTTGCAGGGTGAAACTTTTACTCTGAAGCATAATTTTAAGAATACCAACTAA
- a CDS encoding protein DA1 codes for MVTKNYHTSFIQILLLILLLAAINLSAQTTCTYCKKSIEGNYITVEGKNFHPEHFLCSSCSQIITGSYAQEKGKFYHPDCLTEKNAPFCDLCKKILKSSYVSYDGKKYHEECYRNSIEKKCAVCKEGLTGYITADIYGNEFHSAHEKEYPKCDACTRLTAPEITGGGVRYNDGRAVCKLCHPNAVFADAMFNSLYKKVLAGLSSSGFSINTENVSVKGVDKNTLKSKAAKSFTESLRGFCDTQIRSEYRNDKLVKETASFTVYVLNGLPPIYTESIIAHELMHVWFHQNGLSGLDALTTEGSCNYLSWTWLSRSPDPAAPMVIKMLEADTDPVYGEGFRRIKQNFAGKPLKELFVYLRGRK; via the coding sequence ATGGTGACAAAGAATTATCATACATCCTTCATACAGATTCTCCTTCTGATCCTGCTTCTGGCGGCAATAAATCTTTCCGCCCAGACAACCTGCACCTATTGCAAAAAGAGCATTGAAGGCAATTACATAACCGTTGAAGGAAAGAACTTTCATCCGGAGCATTTTCTCTGCTCTTCCTGCTCTCAGATCATTACCGGTTCTTATGCTCAGGAGAAAGGAAAATTCTATCACCCTGACTGCCTTACCGAAAAGAATGCCCCATTCTGTGACCTCTGTAAAAAAATTCTCAAAAGCTCCTATGTTTCTTATGACGGCAAAAAGTACCACGAGGAGTGTTACCGAAACAGCATCGAAAAGAAATGCGCCGTCTGCAAAGAGGGGCTGACCGGTTATATAACGGCTGATATATACGGGAACGAATTTCACTCCGCTCACGAAAAAGAATACCCGAAGTGCGATGCCTGCACCCGGCTGACAGCGCCGGAAATCACCGGCGGCGGAGTCCGCTACAACGACGGCAGAGCAGTATGCAAACTCTGCCACCCGAACGCGGTGTTTGCCGACGCTATGTTTAATTCACTTTACAAGAAAGTCCTGGCCGGACTCAGCTCCTCCGGGTTCAGCATAAATACGGAAAATGTCAGCGTAAAAGGAGTTGATAAAAATACACTTAAAAGCAAGGCTGCCAAATCATTCACTGAAAGTCTGCGCGGTTTTTGTGATACCCAGATCAGGAGCGAATACCGCAATGATAAACTTGTGAAAGAAACCGCCTCCTTTACCGTCTATGTGCTGAACGGGCTGCCCCCGATATATACGGAATCCATCATCGCGCACGAACTGATGCATGTCTGGTTTCATCAGAATGGCCTCAGCGGTCTTGATGCGCTCACCACCGAAGGAAGCTGCAATTATCTCTCCTGGACGTGGCTGAGCCGCAGTCCCGACCCCGCCGCCCCGATGGTTATAAAAATGCTCGAAGCCGACACTGACCCGGTTTACGGCGAAGGCTTCCGCCGTATAAAACAAAATTTCGCCGGAAAGCCGCTTAAGGAACTGTTTGTGTATTTGAGGGGGAGGAAGTAA
- a CDS encoding DsrE family protein, translated as MQKILIIINDAPYGTEKAYNALRMAMTLQKDHGNSVEVKIFLLADAVFCGLPNQNTPTGYYNIERMLKSVLQKGGEVKSCGGCSEARGIDKLPFIEGIKLSNMKEFAQWTVECDKVLTF; from the coding sequence ATGCAAAAAATACTCATCATCATTAACGATGCCCCTTACGGTACAGAAAAAGCTTACAACGCCCTGCGGATGGCAATGACTCTGCAGAAAGATCACGGTAACTCCGTTGAAGTGAAAATCTTCCTGCTTGCCGATGCGGTTTTTTGCGGACTTCCAAACCAGAACACGCCAACCGGTTACTATAATATCGAGCGGATGCTGAAATCTGTTTTGCAAAAAGGGGGTGAGGTAAAAAGCTGCGGCGGATGTTCGGAGGCACGCGGTATTGACAAACTCCCTTTTATCGAAGGAATAAAACTCAGCAATATGAAAGAGTTTGCACAGTGGACCGTTGAGTGCGATAAGGTTCTTACATTTTAA
- a CDS encoding sigma 54-interacting transcriptional regulator, which translates to MNIIDKFGYIKNLTREQFEALQSISQLLNREVYEEDIIHDMLDWVLHVVNAERVVFAKYERADESFQLIASRNMNREVVNRLEDFSAGIFRQVTVRKQPVLYHDVQNEEGLSQFASVLIKKIRSVIGVPLIKNDEVWGVIVADSQSDRREFTDSNLLFLNFIANLVSLALDRAVRLRVLAEDNLLLKQRVEEYIEVPDMIGSSKAMKDLFKLINRVAASDATVLLLGESGTGKDLAANAIHRLSSRRENPFLAQFCGSIPDSLLESELFGYKKGAFTGAAGDKKGLLEAADNGTFFLDEIADISPALQAKLLRVLENREIIRLGDTQPRKINVRIITATNKDLQQMVKEGTFREDLFYRLNVFPIRIPPLRERKEDIPLLAQHFIEKLGRPDLKPGRFALLKLEKYHWPGNIRQLLNVIQRAIILCDGDRIEEEHIIIEEQQDTLSFSGTLEEFEKRLLLKRLEEHNGNRTQTAESLGVSVRWVQLKLKELDIK; encoded by the coding sequence ATGAATATTATAGATAAATTCGGATATATAAAGAACCTGACGCGCGAACAGTTTGAAGCGCTGCAATCCATCAGCCAGCTTCTGAACCGTGAGGTGTATGAAGAGGATATCATCCATGATATGCTGGACTGGGTGCTGCATGTGGTGAACGCAGAGCGTGTGGTATTTGCAAAATATGAGCGGGCGGATGAAAGTTTTCAGCTTATTGCATCCCGGAATATGAACAGGGAAGTGGTAAACCGGCTGGAAGATTTTTCAGCGGGTATATTCCGTCAGGTGACAGTAAGAAAGCAGCCGGTCCTTTACCATGATGTGCAGAACGAAGAGGGACTTTCTCAGTTTGCAAGCGTGCTTATAAAGAAGATCAGGTCGGTAATCGGTGTGCCGCTGATTAAGAACGATGAAGTATGGGGAGTGATCGTGGCAGACAGCCAGTCAGACCGGCGTGAGTTTACGGATTCAAATCTGCTCTTCCTGAATTTTATTGCTAATCTTGTCTCCCTTGCCCTGGACCGCGCGGTCAGACTGCGTGTGCTTGCTGAGGATAATCTGCTTCTGAAGCAGCGCGTTGAAGAATATATTGAAGTGCCGGATATGATCGGCTCAAGCAAGGCAATGAAGGATTTATTTAAACTGATCAACCGTGTTGCGGCATCAGACGCTACCGTGCTGCTTTTAGGAGAAAGCGGAACGGGTAAAGATCTTGCAGCAAATGCTATTCACCGGCTGAGCAGCAGAAGAGAAAATCCCTTTCTGGCACAGTTTTGCGGCTCAATTCCTGATTCACTTCTTGAAAGCGAACTTTTCGGATATAAAAAGGGCGCATTCACCGGAGCGGCGGGAGACAAAAAAGGACTTCTTGAAGCTGCTGATAACGGCACGTTTTTCCTAGATGAAATAGCTGATATATCACCGGCGCTTCAGGCAAAACTGCTGCGTGTGCTTGAGAACCGGGAGATTATCCGTCTTGGTGATACGCAGCCCAGAAAAATAAACGTTCGTATTATAACCGCAACCAATAAAGACCTTCAGCAGATGGTAAAAGAGGGAACGTTCCGTGAGGATTTATTTTACCGGCTGAATGTTTTCCCCATCCGTATTCCTCCGCTGCGCGAGAGGAAGGAAGATATACCGCTTCTTGCACAGCATTTTATAGAAAAGCTTGGCAGGCCCGATCTTAAGCCGGGAAGATTTGCTCTGCTGAAACTGGAAAAATATCACTGGCCGGGCAACATTCGCCAGCTTCTTAATGTTATTCAGCGTGCCATTATTCTTTGTGACGGGGACAGGATAGAAGAAGAGCATATTATTATTGAAGAACAGCAGGATACCCTTAGTTTCAGCGGAACACTGGAAGAGTTTGAAAAACGCCTGCTGCTTAAGCGGCTTGAGGAACATAACGGCAACCGTACGCAGACGGCCGAATCTCTCGGGGTATCGGTACGCTGGGTGCAGCTCAAACTGAAAGAGCTGGATATAAAGTAA